One part of the Oceanihabitans sp. IOP_32 genome encodes these proteins:
- a CDS encoding macro domain-containing protein, which produces MAIKFIKGNIFNSKAQTIVNTVNCVGVMGKGIALVFKLRYPKMFDLYKDHCKSKLIGIGKLWLYKGEKNAPWVLNFPTKFHWKYPSKIEYLEKGLEKFCSTYKDQGITSIAFPLLGTHNGGLDKDTVLNLMEEYLSKCEIDIEIYEYVPEAVDDLYEYFASNWSKLSSEEIKLKTGIRKDKIEKVTEVVESGTVKSMIGLINEKGIGVKTMEKCFQFVMNNKNEQPTLFD; this is translated from the coding sequence ATGGCAATAAAATTTATAAAAGGGAATATTTTTAACTCTAAGGCTCAAACGATTGTGAATACAGTCAATTGTGTTGGAGTAATGGGTAAAGGAATCGCTCTTGTTTTTAAACTGAGATATCCTAAAATGTTTGATTTGTATAAGGATCACTGCAAATCAAAGCTGATTGGAATAGGAAAGCTATGGCTTTACAAAGGTGAAAAAAATGCACCTTGGGTTTTAAACTTTCCAACAAAGTTTCACTGGAAATATCCGAGTAAAATCGAATATCTCGAAAAAGGATTAGAGAAATTTTGTTCAACTTATAAAGACCAAGGGATTACTTCTATTGCTTTTCCTCTGTTAGGAACACACAATGGTGGTTTAGATAAAGATACTGTTCTGAATTTAATGGAAGAATATTTAAGTAAGTGCGAAATAGACATAGAAATATATGAATACGTGCCAGAAGCAGTAGATGACTTGTATGAATATTTTGCTTCTAATTGGTCAAAATTAAGTTCCGAAGAAATCAAATTAAAAACGGGTATCAGGAAAGATAAAATTGAGAAGGTAACCGAAGTGGTTGAATCTGGTACAGTCAAATCAATGATAGGATTAATTAACGAAAAAGGGATAGGTGTTAAGACTATGGAAAAGTGTTTTCAATTTGTAATGAATAATAAAAATGAACAACCAACATTATTTGATTAA